Genomic segment of Bos taurus isolate L1 Dominette 01449 registration number 42190680 breed Hereford chromosome 6, ARS-UCD2.0, whole genome shotgun sequence:
ggtctctgagattgtcctcatttcttttaattcgtttttcttttttcctctctgattcatttatttctaccattctatcttctacttcactaatcctatcttctgcctccgttattctactatttgttgcctccagagtgttttttacctcatttattgcattattcattatatattgactcttttttatttcttctaggtccttgttaaacctttcttgcattttctcaatccttgtctccaggctgtttatctgtgattccatttttatttcaagattttggatcattttcactatcattattcagaattctttatcaggtagattccctatctcttcctctttggtttggtttggtgggcatttatcctgttcctttacctgctgggtattcctctgtctcttcatcttgtttatattgctgagtttggggtggcctttctgtattctggcagtttgtggagttctctttattatggagtttcctcgctgtgggtgagGTTGTactggtggcttgtcaaggtttcttggttagggaagtttgtgtcagtgttctggtgggtggagctggaatTCTCTccggagtgcaatgaagtgtctagtaatgagttatgagatgtcagtggttttggagtaactttgggcagcctgtatattgaagctcagggctgtgttcctgtgttgctggagaatttgctctggaacttgttggcccttgggtggtgcttggtttcagtgtaggtatggaggcatttgatgagctcctattgattaatgttcgctggagtcaggagttctctgatgttctcaggatttggacttaagcctcctgcttctggtttttagtcttatttttacagtaggcTCAAgacttctatacagcaccattgataaaacatctaggttaaagatgaaaagtttctccacagtgagggacacccagagaggttcacagagttacatggagaagaaggagggagttagaggtgacccaaatgtgatgaggtggaatcaaaagaggagagagcaagctagccagtaatcacttccttatgtgcgctccacagtctggaccactcagagatattcatggagttacacagagaaaagaagagggaggaaggagacagaggtggccaggaggataaaaggggggaatgaaaaggagagagacagatccagccagtgaTCAGTTCCTTAAGTGTTTTCCAccttctggaacacacagagattctgAGAGTTGGGTAGaacagagaagggggagggaagagacagaggcgacctggtagagaaaaaggagagtccaaagggggagagagcagtcaagccagtaatctcactcccaagtaaaaatgggtactgaagattgggttcttaaaggtacaaaattgataacaaataccaaaaagcaaagattaaaattctagagtagaggttggattttcaaaaatacaatattaaagaaaagaagaaggaaaaaaaaataaaagtcacaaaaattattttaaaaaaatatatatatggtttgctttaaaaaaagtctttttttaaaaaactaatagtaggttataaaaatgaaaattaaaggagtaatagaggacttaaaattttttttaagttaaaaagaaaaaagaatgatagtaaaaatagtaaaaatatatctaggactttctctggtggtgttgtgggcagtgtggggtcagttcatttttggatagttccttggtccagcttttatttctcaagatctaggccccttcctatgtagtcggtactaactacaggattttaatctgttgcactgtcatttccaaggcggttccctcggtgccggggtccagccccggctgatccagggtattcgaaggagagatggcttcggcgacctatttatttatttatttatcaaagatataaagagtaatagaatgaggatagctcagtaggaaaattcagtggagaaaaaaagctgagtagcttggtttacgcagaaaatcagtataacccgtgacaccaggttagctctgaccacggaggccgcaggcacgctctcgaatagcggaaggtgccccaccttagacaccttctcgagtgggtcttagaagcccaggcaaataaatggtcgcagaggacctccgcgctccagatggagactcagctggaaattgaggagaaaatgacatggggagaccaagctttggtgagcaaggcccgtagctttatttccaacaggggtttttataccctaagttacacatagaggataataggggatgcaaagtcagcagtctctgatccttatcaaaaaccagtgtttctttcctgcaaatttatcgtatacaaatggtttaggtgatttacatcatcttctggccagaaggcctattaacattttatgactcttgacaaagacttattttctctaagagtaattattttaaggtttggcgccatcttccgaaggtgttagataaaattgcattcctatagggtggatgtgtaatgggtttacaacaaaggaaagaatttattaccttaagggtctaaagttactaacaccaaggccactacttattttttctacataccaactattaattaatacatattcaaggatacaatacaggggatgtgaaaacttggcaacaagcattggctcatcaatgaaatcttttactagtttttattctgacagtttctaactctctgagaggctctaacctatttgaatatcttaagcttctcGTGCccctcgaggctgggagactgtaaacaatcgtatgcatagctgtaggagtctgggtaaacttgtcaggtgaattagagagctatctgaggggtttggatttaaacactactaattgcccaggaactttattaattggagctgtaagttaactctttgacagagagagcgagatggtggtgggggacagcccccagtaaagtcagaggtgagagcacaaagcaataaagtaagcagactctggttttttgggggtagatgctcgagaatatccagggggactcctgaggctcaatcccgcctttgcgtatgccgagcctccttcctcatgacctttgtcacgagtggaatgcctctcgccggctcccggcacctcggttttagcttcttctgtttgctggtctcttcagtgtctgatttccgccctgacacaaggggggcggtggtggacacttttttttaggctcagttgttcagtcgcgctgtggggagggacactgcaaacaacactggcgtgtgctcacaatgtctcagccacactgggcctgctccTGCTCACAGAGCGTGCACCCTgcctgcccacacagctcaggctctaggttgctctgcctggaaccatccgaggccggccctgggctgcatgcacctcccagggctaagcctctcaggttcaggcactcgggtagtcctcagaggtgcagactccattgggcctgcgttttgtgcccttcccagctccaaGCAGCtcgggtgatgaggtgtttggcgagcgcggtcACTGCAACTTATTGCCTCTCccatccctgccactcggttttctgggtgtacaacgggcgcaccttctcaggcggataaTGACTGTCCaaaaccccaagaagtcttagttagcaaagaagcctacttgcagtttggtagataatgtctctctggggctgcaattgcccctttctggctctggctgcctgtcaccggagggggatggtctgtagCCGGCTAGTTCTGTTCAGTGCTTTGTTctctgcgcgggcctggcggtatcttagggcttttcacgtggtagctatcccacagtctggtttgctagcccagattatttcgctctgattaccctcggggcattcaggcccgatccttactctaagcaatgcagcccatgcctccctgcccagcccctgcttgctagtggcgggtgcaggtgtctgggctgcttctccgctgggggagttaccattgggctcgtaatctgtgggttttaattatttacttatttttcctccctattatgttgccctctgtgcttccaaggcaagCCACAGACTTCGGCAgtaagagtgtttcctggtgtttggaaacttctctctttttaagactcccttcctgggatggagctccatccctacctcttttgtctctttttttgtcttttatatgtttcctacctcctttcgaagacaatgggctgcttttctgggtgcttgatgtcctctgccggcattcagaagttgttatgtggaatttactcggcgtttaaatgttcttttgatgaatttgtgggggagaaagtggtctccccatcctattgctccgccatcttaggacagccccctcctctgccttttctaaaaccagcttgaacatctggaagttcacagttcacatattgctgaagcctggcttggagaattttgagcattactttcctaacgtgtgagatgagtgcaattgtgcagtagtttgagcattctttggcattgcctttctttgggattggaatgaaaacggaccttttccagtcctgtggccactgctgagttttccaaatttgccggcatattgagtgcagtacttttcacagcatcatctttcaggatttgaaatagctcaactggaattccatcacctccaatagctttgttcgtagtgatgctttctaaggcccacttgacttcacattccaggatgtctggctctaggtcagtgatcacaccattgtgattatcttggtcatgaagatcttttttgtacagttctgtgtattcttgccacctcttcttaatatcttctgcttctgttaggtccataccatttctgtcctttatcgagcccatctttgcatgaagtgttcccttggtatctctgattttcttgaagagatctctagcctttcccattctgttgttttcctctatttctttgcattgatcgctgaggaaggctttcttatctctccttgctattctttggatctctgcattcagatgcttatatctttccttttctcctttgcttttcgcttctcttcttttcaaagctatttgtaaggcctccccagataaaTCAAGATGGTCCTAATTTAGTATTTTAGTCATTCTTCTGACAGCATAGGAAAGAAGGAGCAATAAAGTTTAATAATTATTCATTTGctgaagttttattttgttgcttttgtgccaggtactgtgctatgTGCCAGAGAAAGATCTCCCAGCTACTTTGCTAagtataaggaaataaaaaatgaacatgtGTACCCCACTTTATTCCAAAAAAGACTTGAACCAGCTTGGAAAATTGGAAAAGATATGGCTATTAACCTCCAGATCTCAAAATGGTTCTGATCTCCAAAATTCCAAATTCCGCAGGTGTTCTCTGCATTCATTCACCAAGCATTTACACCCTTGTTTTGTATTAAATATTGTACTAAACAACTTTTTGATGTTGATAGAACATTGGAACTACAAGTGTCTCTGTTCATCTGGGATAAATTCATCAGATAGGAAAAGGCCCAAGTGATATTCTGCATCATCTATAGATGAAGAAAAACCTTCAGTTGTGAATTTTACTCTAAGGTATTAAATGTCTTTGGaagcttttcttctttataatatGAGAAAGAATTAAATGAGGGCTATTTGCCTGCAGCATGTTTGGTACAAAAATCTGAGTATTAAAACTGAAAGTTATAAAACCATAAATTGCAGTGGTTTCCTAAATATTCCAGTTTCAAGAGTAATAACAAACCAGTTAAAGAATCAATTTAGGCACAGCCTTTTAATTCAAGTATATGTGTTAAATTAAACATCaatactttatgtattttttttctagattccctaCAGATgaaaacatcaaaagaaaatGGGTATTAGCAATGAAAAGACTTGACGTGAATGCTGCAGGCATTTGGGAGCCTAAAAAAGGAGATGTGTTGTGTTCAAGACACTTTAAGAAGACAGATTTTGACAGAAGTACTCCAAATATTAAACTGAAACCTGGAGTCGTACCTTCTATTTTTGATTCCGTATCTCACTCACAGGTTTGTTTATCAGATGCTGCTTAACCATCATTACTCACTTTTTAGGGACTATTTAAGAACCTTCACACACTTGCTACCATTTTTTACTATTTGCTTATTGATTTGAAAACCATTCTTTAAGTTTTTTTAGATTTGTAAACTGTGTAAGCTTTTCTAAAGAGTAGTAAGAGTGTTTTACCAGTAGCCCCTCAGAAATGTTAATATCTGTACCTTACTAAGGTTTGGTGAAGCAAACTTGAGTTAGTATAGCTCAAGATTTGGGTCTAAAAATTGGAGGAATGTTAGAGTTGAACTGAAGTTCCAAGCTGGCAGTGCGCCTCACACTGGAGCAAAAGTCAAGAGCAGAGCCGCAACAGACACAAAGTATACTTTGAGAGCCACATATTCACACTTAAAGCCTGAGTAGAACTGGAAGGTAGAAAACCAAAagatgagaaggaaagaagaggtcAAAAACAAGAAGATAAAAGGATTGTTTAAGGAAACTCTAGTTGTATTCTGTGGCTTTTCTCAATGATTTTAGTGCCATGGATGAGCTGCTTCACCCTCAGTATCTCTCTTGACTTCATATACCTGAACGCGTACTCACTTTCAGAAACTCTAGAGATTGACTGATTCCAATGTGGAAAATTCAGGGAGGGCCTGTGGTTCCCATACCAATAGGAATGAACCTCTATTGAAAGGTATCTCCTTCCTGACAGCTGGAAACAGGAAGTAGTTCAGAAGATCTACTCCCATAGGGGTCTTGGTCACATTTGCAGATGTTCGTACCTCAGTACTTGAGTTATATAATGGAAACTGACTCAGTTTCTTCCATGTTAATAAATGTACAGTATCTTCTGCAATTTGCTCTAAAGGATTTGTTTCCTATACCATGGTGTCATCTATAGTCTTAAGCGAACCTTTAAAAATATGGACAtaataagtcaaataagcaatAAATTACTAACTTCCAAAAGTTATTTCCTAATAACAAGGAAATCACAGAATCCAGAAGTAACACTGTTAACACTCTATGTGGatcttttctgtcatttttatgtgtatgtttgtatataaATACATCTCTATTTATAATTCTTACAGAATACGATTATACTGTATATCCTTTTTAtttgctttgctctttttttaacattcatacagtgcttactgtgtgccaggcagtaatctaagcactttacatatattttgaCTCTTTTAGTCCCCTAAACTACCATAAGAGTTAAATAATCTTATTCTCATTTGACCACTTGAGAAAATTTAGACCCAGAAAACTAGAATACATTCCCCAAGTCACACTGCTGTTAAATGGCAGAGGCTGGATTTAAACCCAGGTATTTTAGCTCCAAAGTTCACTCTTAACTATTATAATATTTTCCatgatgttaaatatttttatataacaatGGCTTTCAAATTTAGTCTACCTAAATATTATCCAGGGAGCTTGGCTTAAAATGCAGAATCCTAACCAGCTCTCCCAAAATATTTGATTCAGCAAGTTTGCTTTGGAGTCTAGGATCTGTATTTTTTGATAGGTACCCTGCATGATTGTGTTGCAGCTCAATGGATCACATTTTTAAGAGAAACCTATATGgaacatcaatttttttttttaactaaacttTATACTGAagtcaacatcagttcagttcagttcagttcagtcactcagttgtgtccgactctttgcaaccccatgaaaagcagcacgccaggcctccctgtccatcaccaactcccggagttcactcagactcatgtccatcgagtcagtgatgccatccagccatctcatcctctgtcgtccccttctcctcctgcccccaatccctcccagcatcagagtcttttccaatgagtcagctcttcgcatgaggtgcccaaagtactggggtttcagctttagcgtcattgcttccaaagaaatcccagggctgatctccttcagaatggactggttggaaaaaaaaaaaaagaatggactggttggatctccttgcagtccaagggactctcaagagtcttctccaacaccacagttcaaaagcatcaaacaaATGCACACATCATAAGCGTATAGACCACTGGACTTTCACAAAGTGAATACACTCATGTAACTCCTCTCAGACCAAGACGGAGAAAGTTATCAATACCCCAGAAGCTTCCCTCATGCTCTTTCCCAGTCCCTACACCCTCGAAAGTACCACTATCCTGACTTTTATTGCTGTCAGTTATTGTAAATGGAGTCATATAGTACATACTCTGTTCTGTGGCTGCTTTCACTCAACATCTTGCTCTTGTGATTCATCCACATTGCAGCATGTGGTACTTACTAGTCCATGTATTTTCTTTGCactataatattctattgtatttgttgttgttcagtgctaagtaatgtccaactttatgtgacctcatgaacttcagtgcaccaggcctccctgtcctcaccatttcccagagtttgctcaaactcatgtccattgagttggtgatgccatccagtcatctcatcttttgctgctcccttctcctcctaccctcaatctttcccagcgtcggggtcttttccagtgagtcagctcttcacatcaagtggccaaagttttggaacttcagcttcagcatcaatccttccaatgaatattcagggttgatttcctttaggattgactagtttgatctccttgcagtccaagagactctcaaaagtcttctctagcaccacatttcaaaaacatcagttcttcagcacattgtataaataaactataatttCTATTCtactgttgatgaacatttggattTTCACTTTGGAGCTATTATGAATGGTGTAACTACAAACATTTTTGTCCATGCCTTTTGATACACTTAAATGTACACATTTCTacagaatatatgtatatttatgttagaagtggaattgctggatcctaGGATCAGCTTGAGTAGATATCACcatagttttccaaagtggttttaCCAACTTATACCCCCACCATCAGCTTATAAGAGTTCCTATGATTCTATATCCTTTCTCATATTTAGTGATATCATCTTTACAGTACATTTTTAATGACCATATAGTGATTGATCCAGTGTATGGACAATAAATACTTTATGTAATCAATCCTTACCGTTGTATATAGATTATCATCTTTCACTGTTTTTAGAAGCATTAGAATGAACATTATTGTAGTTAAATCTATGTACATATCCTTATTTCCCCAAACTAATTTCCTGGAAATAAAATAGCTAGACCAAAACTTACAcacatttttaagtcttttgctTTTGATGCAAGCCTCCCAAAAGCCCATCGTAAAGTCTGTATCAGTCTACTGCCCTACTAATAGTTATGCATTAAAGTGTCTGTCCATCCTAATCCTCAGTGTAAGTTGTGTTTTTAACCTTTGCTGAAATTGATAGGCATAGATGACATCTTATTGTTTTAATATATCTTTGAATATTAGTGCATTTATGCATTATTTCCTGTGTTCAttagacagttttacttcttctttcctgAATAACTTATTCAAGTCTTctagttttatctttttctaaGCTGTTTTATAACAACAATAGATATTGAGGATATGAATCATTTAACTATGTTGCAGTTACTTTTTGTTCTTTGTCTTTAGTTCTAATTATGgtgttggtttgttttgtgtgaaatacatttttttaagtagTCCTATATTTTCTCTTGTGCTGTCTGATTtaagattttataaatatttcccaTGTATTTTTCTACTTCCTCATTGTTTTCATTCTTACATGAATTTTCATTATGTAGAAATTCATTGTGATTTACTGTACATAAATGATAAAACTTTTtcataattaattcatttttcatGACTTATAGCCTTTCTCCACTTATTTAGAATGCCATTTTTTATCCTGAAGGCTCTTATCTACATGATCTACTCATATTTTTCTTAAGAGAATAGTCTTCTGACCCAAGGctagaacccatatctcctgtgcctcctgcttggcaggcagatctttaccgctgaaccatcTGAGAAGCCAAAAGAATAGTACACTATCTTAAATATTCTTTCCTTGTAGGATATTTTTAATACCTTGTAGGATATACCTTCCCTcatcatcattcttttttttaaggaaaattcgTGTTTCCAGGTAAACTTTAAAGTTATTTTAGGGAAGTTCCTTTAAAGTAATCTTAGTGAATTTAAACTTTACTGACTGTTAAAAGCAATTTccactaaaaaaatatataataattttactaCAAAAAGTTAAGAAGGTTAAAAATTtacaaaaggacagaaatatcTACAATGATTGATTAACAATTAACTATTCTTaacaggggaaaagagaaaagcttCATTATAGGAAAAACTTCACCCTCAAAGCCCTTCCAGTTACAAACCACAATCACAAGCTTGTTGATACTTCCTCGTGTGTTGAAGAATTCCAGTCCCAGTTCATTTTTGTAAGTAAAATTACTGGGCTAAAGTTGATATTTTTAAGATGAACATGCCCTCTCTGTTAGGattaagctttttaaaatcttactGAAAAATTAGGAGTTCaggtttttgagattttttttaatatgtaataacCAAAAGTAATATTGCTTCCAAGGgccattataatttatatatacgtATTTAATTCAAAGAATGCTTTCACAAAAATATTTcaaccagtcagttcagtttagttcagttgctcagttgtgtccgactctttgtgaccccatgaactgcagcacaccagtacgcctgtccatcaccaactcctggagtttgctcaaattcatgtccatcgagtcagtgatgccatccaactgtctcatcctctgtcgtccccttctcctcctgccttcagtctttgccagcatcagagtcttttccagtgagtcagttattcacatcagatggctaaagtgttggagcttcagcttcaacatcagtccttccagtgaatatccaggactgatttcctttagggttgactggtttgatttccttgcagtccaagggactctcaagagtcttctccaacaccacagtcctaaagcatcaattcttcggtgcttagctttctttatggttcgattctcatatccatacatgactactggaaaaaccatagctttgactagatagacctttgttagcaaaataatgtcaaccaataaaatacaataaataattcCTCCCTTTAGTTATTGGTATTGTAGGTTCTATGTGGaaatatctaattttaaaaatagttatgtcTTTAGGTTTTCTTGAAGGACTATCATACACACACAGTATTGAAgcttgcatttatttattcatctgattGCTTTTTCATGTTAGAATCAGGCCTGGAATCCAGATCTGTTTTACTATCTTAATTACTATAGTTTTATAATAATGCTTAAAATCAGGTAGTGTTTATCAGTGTTAaatcttccaactttgttctttttcaaagttgttttggaTAGTCTTGGTCCTTTgcatttttatatgaattttagaatcacttTCATAAATTTCTACAAAATTCCTGCTAGAGTTTTGACTGGTATTCTGTTGAATCTACAGATCCATTtgggaagaattgacatcttaataGTACTATTTTAAGTCTTCCAGCCCATCACTTcatatatttaaacttttaaattttcttagcaGGGTTTTGTCATTTTCAGTGTAGTCTTTCGTTTTTTTTTGTCAGgtttatccctaagtattttgtATGTTTGGATGCTATTATAAACGGCATTGTTTTAATTACTGTTAGTATATGGAAATAAATTGACCTTTGTATATGAAACTGTATCTGTCAAACTTGCTAAACTCACATGTTAATTATCAAAGCTTTTTTGTAAAAGCTGTCAGGTTTTCTACAAAGATAATCATGATGtctgtcattgctgctgctaagtcacttcagtcatgtccgactctgtgtgaccccatagacagcagcccaccaggctctgccgtccctgggattcttcaggcaagaacactggagtgggttgccatttccttctccaatgcatgaaagtgaaaatgaagtcgctcagttgtgtccgactcttagcgaccccatggactgcagcctaccaggctcctccgtccatgggattttccaggcaagagtactggagtggggtgccattgccttctccgatgtctgtcattaaaaacagttttaattcttcttttccaatgtaaataccttcatttctttttcttgctttattgcaCTACCTTGAACCTCCAAGGGTATGCTGAGTAGAAGTACTGAGAACTGATCTTTATGCTTTGCTCCTGATTTTAGGAGGAAGGCatcagtctttcaccattgaagatattCATATGATGTTAACTGTGGATTTTTCATAATTGCCCTTTATCAGACTGAGGAAGtacctttctattttattctttcagttttagTGAGATATAATCGACAATacatcactgtataagtttaaagtgtacagtaatgatttaatttacattcatcatgaagtgatcatcacagtaagtttagatgaacatctatcatctcatataAGCAAAACTAAGAATTAGAAAAAACTTACAATGTGTGAGTTGAAAATTATATTGGAGAGAATTAATGGCatgtttgaaggcaggaggaaaaggggacatcagaggatgagatggtttggatggcagtaccaactcaatggacatgaatttgagtaaactttgggagttggcgatggacagggaggcctggcatgctgcagtccatggggtcacagagagttggacacagctgagtgactgaactgaactgaatagcatgTTAGGTATGTCAGAAGAAAAGATTAGTTAAGGTAAAGATATAGCAATGGGAACTATCCAGAATGGACTacagagagaaaagggaatgtttaaaaaatgaaaaacatgaacAGAGCATCAGTGAGAAGTAGCACAACTTCAGACAGCCCAATATACATGTAATTAGACTCtccaaaggaaaaggaagaaaagttgaAATAGAAAGgaatatttgaagaaatcatGGCCATAATTTTTCCAGGTTTGATAAAAACTATAAACCCACAGATAAAAAGCTCAGCAATCCCAAGCACGAGAAACATGAATAAAACTAAACTAGGCTACATCATAATCAAATTATTCAAAACcattggaaaagaaaattcttaTGTCTTGATAAATTAACCCCTTTATTATTAAGAAATGGCCTTCTTTATCCCTGGTAATATTCTTTGCTCTGaagtctactttgtctgatagTAATATACCCACCGTAGTTATCTGTTATTAGTGTTATCCTAGTTGAAACCTTTAGTTTCAAcctatttgtgtctttttgttttaagGTGTGTTTTTTCTTGGTGGCATGTACTGTTgggtcttgattttttaaatataacttgGTTATTTATAATCACTAatcttttctatatataatttctgccttttatttggattatttaaacaataataatataattatcatATCACTTTATATCAGATTATCTAATGGGATATGGTTTGATTTAAATCTGTCATCATACTTATTTCCTGTTCCATTTAGTCtttgttctcattttc
This window contains:
- the THAP6 gene encoding THAP domain-containing protein 6 isoform X1, encoding MVKCCSAVGCASRCLPNSKLKGLTFHVFPTDENIKRKWVLAMKRLDVNAAGIWEPKKGDVLCSRHFKKTDFDRSTPNIKLKPGVVPSIFDSVSHSQGKREKLHYRKNFTLKALPVTNHNHKLVDTSSCVEEFQSQFIFEHSYSVMDSPKKLKHKLDHVISELEDTKKSLQNVLNREKRFQKSLRKTIRELKDECLISQETAKRLEAFCWDWCQESIEQDYIS